The Oncorhynchus clarkii lewisi isolate Uvic-CL-2024 chromosome 12, UVic_Ocla_1.0, whole genome shotgun sequence genome segment acagggatgctggcccatgttgactctacaaggtgttgaaagcgttccacagggatgctggcccatgttgactctacaaggtgttgaaagcgttccacagggatgctggccccatgttgactctacaaggtgttgaaagcgttccacagggatgctggcccatgttgactctacaaggtgttgaaagcgttccacagggatgctggcccatgttgactctacaaggtgttgaaagtgttccacagggatgctggccccatgttgactctacaaggtgttgaaagcgttccacagggatgctggccccatgttgactctacaaggtgttgaaagcgttccacagggatgctggcccatgttgactctacaaggtgttgaaagcgttccacagggatgctggcccatgttgactctacaaggtgttgaaagcgttccacagggatgctggccccatgttgactctacaaggtgttgaaagcgttccacagggatgctggcccatgttgactctacaagatgttgaaagcgttccacagggatgctggcccatgttgactctacaaggtgttgaaagcgttccacagggatgctggcccatgttgactctacaaggtgttgaaagtgttccacagggatgctggccccatgttgactctacaaggtgttgaaagcgttccacagggatgctggccccatgttgactctacaaggtgttgaaagcgttccacagggatgctggcccatgttgactctacaaggtgttgaaagcgttccacagggatgctggcccatgttgactctacaaggtgttgaaagcgttccacagggatgctggcccatgttgactccaatgctttccacagttgtgtccagttggctggatgtcctttgggtggtggaccattcttgataccaacaggaaactgttgagtatgaaaaatcagcagcattgcagttcttgaaacactAAAAACCGGTGCGCCAGGCACGTaataccatacctcgttcaaaggcacttcaatatgttgtcttgcccattcaccctctgaatggcaacaCAGACacaatgtctcaaggcttaaaaatccttctttaaccaggtctcctccccttcatctacactgattgaagtggatttaacaagtgacatcaataagggatcatatctttcacctggtcagtctgtgtcatggaaagagcaggtgttcctaatgttttgttcattcagtgaaaatgtatattatttttttttatattaaatGAATCCAGAATAATAAAGCATTACTatcaaaatgtattatattttaaTAAGTTTACTAGAAGCCTGACAGATTGTGGTTGAATATATATCAGCTATTTTTTTCTGCATTTAAACATGGTACGGTAAGAGAGACAGATTTTACCTTCTGTTTATGAAGTTCACTTATAACTTTAACAGGTATACTGTTTGGTAACTATTTAAACCTTGCATTCATTGTCATGTAGTTAAATATTTTATTTCCCTTTAAGTTTCATGTTCCTGGATCCTTCAGGAGATTTTATTTCAAACTAACACTTGACTCATCCAGGCgtggtcccaaatgacaccctattccccattgggtcctgttcaaaagaagggcactatatagggaatagggtggcatttgggactcacagagtgtattgttttatttaacacATTAATCATCCAGGCtttatcccaaatgacaccatattccctatagggtcctgttcaaaataatggcactatatagggaatagggtggcatttgggactcaTTTAGAGTGTATTGTTTAATTTAACACATGAATCATCCAGGCTTTATCCCAAATGACACGTTCCACAGCAACAATACGATTTGATTTCGTCTGATTTTTAAAagtttgtttctattgaacagaccatactaataaaggcattttaattaatgatatgaagagtgccttggtcctcctttctatTTGATGTTCTATTGTCACGTTCCACAGCAAGAAAACCAAAAATGTCACTGAAACAGAAAggggaactaacaaagagtcactgaccACAACCAGAATGAAACGggtggggttttaggaggggttctgaaagacactcatgggggtgtgactagcaacaacaactggagcCTAAAAGACAtccaccatgagacccactaaattCAACAAGAAGAGGTAaacaaaagaaacacacacaccaaacttcAAGACAGGAAGTAAACCACAAAGTggagaaaaacaaaaacagggaagATCAGATAAAGGAATGTTTGTCTAGAAATGAAAATAGGGagagacaactaaaggagttaaccctccatatctctcaagacaactaaaggagttaaccctccacatctaccaagacaactagaggagttaaccctccacatctaccaagacaactaaaggaggtaaccctccacatctatcaagacaactagaggagttaaccctccacatctatgaagacaactagaggagttaaccctacacatctctcaagacaactagaggagttaaccctccacatatgtcaagacaactagaggagttaaccctccacatctaccaagacaactaaaggagttaaccctccacatctatcaagacaactagaggagttaaccctccacatatgtcaagacaactagaggagttaaccctccatctatcaagacaactagaggagttaaccctccacatatgtcaagacaactagaggagttaaccctccacatctatcaagacaactaaagaagttaaccctccacatctataaAGGCAACGAGatgagttaaccctccacatctattaAGGCAACATGATGAGTTAACCCTGcacatctaccaagacaactagatgagttaaccctccacatctattaAGGCAACATGATGAGTTAACCCTGcacatctaccaagacaactagaggagttaaccctccacatctacctAGACAACTgaaggtgttaaccctccacatctattaagacaactggagcactgggccagacactcttaaatatcacctgggccagccactcttaaatatcacctgggccttccactcttaaatatcacctgagccagccactcttaaatatcacctgggccagccactcttaaatatcacctgagCCAGcgcaggtgaaacaccttccgaCTAATGAGATGGACAAGcgagcacaggtgtaacacatattgactaatgaggtgacaccaatcggtgCGCCCTACGTGCAACCTAGGTTGCAACCTCTAAACATAAATGTAAAATCCAAAGCCTGGAACAGTATTGCCAGATTTGGGGAACAGCCACAGTAGTACATTCCTGTGCCATAAAGGTCCAGACCTCTTAGCAGAGGTAACTTAACTATATCATCATGAACTGTATTGTTTAATGCtgtctgtttcctgtttctctctctccctcgctctctctctctctctctctctctctatccctatctctctatcccccccccccctctctctctctctctctctctctctctctctctctctcccccccccccccccccctccccctctccccccaggGGTACCATGGTTCGAACATTGAACAATATGGAGGAGCTGAGAGGTTCAGGTTTTGGTCGTCCCTGGCCGAGGCACGGACTCAAGCTCCTTTTCTGGTTTGCCAACGATTACATCGTCTTTGACAACGACAACCAGATGTTTGCAAATTACGACCCCGAAGAGGGACACTTTGGTTTCCATCACTTCCGCAACAGACTTGAGTGTGAAAACAACGTCTGCAAGAGGCTGCTTCCTGATGATGGCTACCCATTCTATGAGGTGGGCAACCTCCACCTCACAGCAGCTTATTCCATGCCTAATTATGTCAGGAAGTACAACACTGGTGACATAGATACCAGCAACATGGACCGCCTCATCATCAGTATGCGTCCAGACATGACAGTGGATAGGGTCTATGTGACCCAGCACGAGGACCTGAGGAGCTTCGACCCGGTCAACACCTATCGCATCAGCAGGGGGTTGCTCATGATCATATGCGGCCATCCATTCGCGGACATGTCATTTAGGAACTTCCTGGAACAGGCGGGCTATTCTACCTACGAGCCAATGAGATATATCGATCAGTGTTCTAGTACCGCCCAAATCGAATTCCCAAGCCCCGCCCCCAGGGAGTCTAGAGATACCAGAATGAATATAGAAGTTGGATCCAGAGCTCCACCCAGAGCTGCACCAGGCTTCTGGGAaagctactgtaccatactgtaatatatatttttttatttttttttatttttattttttattcacctttatttaaccaggtagggaagtagagaacacctttatttaaccaggtagggaagtagagaacacctttatttaaccaggtagggaagtagagaacacctttatttaaccaggtaggctagttgagaacacctttatttaaccaggtaggctagttgagaacacctttatttaaccaggtgggccagttgagaacacctttatttaaccaggtaggctagttgagaacacctttatttaaccaggtaggctagttgagaacacctttatttaaccaggtgggccagttgagaacacctttatttaaccaggtaggctagttgagaacacctttatttaaccaggtaggctagttgagaacacctttatttaaccaggtaggccagttgagaacacctttatttaaccaggtaggccagttgagaacacctttatttaaccaggtaggctagttgagaacacctttatttaaccaggtaggctagttgagaacacctttatttaaccaggtaggctagtagagaacacctttatttaaccaggtaggccagttgagaacacctttatttaaccaggtaggctagttgagaacacctttatttaaccaggtaggctagttgagaacacctttatttaaccaggtaggctagtagagaacacctttatttaaccaggtgggccagttgagaacacctttatttaaccaggtaggctagttgagaacacctttatttaaccaggtaggccagttgagaacacctttatttaaccaggtaggctagttgagaacacctttatttaaccaggtaggctagttgagaacacctttatttaaccaggtaggctagtagagaacacctttatttaaccaggtgggccagttgagaacacctttatttaaccaggtaggctagttgagaacacctttatttaaccaggtaggctagtagagaacacctttatttaaccaggtaggccagttgagaacacctttatttaaccaggtaggctagtagagaacacctttatttaaccaggtaggccagttgagaacacctttatttaaccaggtaggctagttgagaacacctttatttaaccaggtaggctagttgagaacacctttatttaaccaggtaggccagttgagaacacctttatttaaccaggtaggccagttgagaactagttctcatttacaactgcgacctggccaagatagagaaaagcagtgcaacacaaacaacaacacagagttacacatataaacaaatgtacagtcaataacagtcaataacataatagaaaaagtatatatacagtgtgtgcaaatggtgtaaggaggtaaagcaataaataggccacagtagcgaagtaattacaagtcagcaaattaacactggagtgatagatgagcagatgatgatgtgcaagagagcaaaaaagtaaataaaaacaatattgggatgaggtacagtgcaaagttcaagggggccgaatactttcgcaaggcactgtagatagttGGATGGGCTTCTTACAGATGAgttgtgtacagctgcagcgatcggttagctgctcagatagctgatgcttaaagttagtaagttatataagtctccaacttcagcgatttttgcaattcgttccagtcactggcagcagagaactggaaggaaaggcggccaaagggggtgttggctttggggatgaccagtgagatatacctgctggatcaCGTGCTACGAGtgagtgggtgttgttatggtggccagtgagctgagataaggcggagctttacctagcaaagacttatagatgacctggagccagtgggtctggcgacgaatatgtaacgAAGGCCAGCCGACGACAggatacaggtcacagtggtgggtggtatatggggctttggtgacaaaacggatgacactgtgatagactgcatccagtttgctgagtagagtgttggaggctattttataaatgacatcgccgaagtcgaggatcggtaggatggtcagttttacgaggttaTGTTTGGCAGCTGTAGATCAgtgtcctggtcctggggatccTGAAGGGGGGAACTTTTTAGTTTATTGCCCCAGCACATTGCAGTTCATTATGGTATGTTAATTTTCACTAATACAtttagtcatttatcagacactcttatccagagtgacttcagTGCATTAAACTAAAGGCAGGTAAACAACAACATCCtgtatcacagtcatagcaagtcaACTGTTTCTGATACCATTACTGAGAGGGTTGTTGCTGTTGGTGTCTGCTACTGGTTAATGTACTtctgtattttaaaatacaaaatacatgcaTTTTAATTAAATACACTTGAAAATACAAGTATTTTGTCGTTTATTTTTCAAACATTGATCTCTGTTGACCCTtagcgtttctcagactaggtgAAGATGTTCCATGGGCCTCTACATTCTGAATTTGGTGTCATTTGGTCCAAGAAGATTTTTTAGCTACTGTTTTGCATATTTTATCATATTAGCGTATGTGCATGTACTGGTTAAGTGTGGAAATCTGTGAATGCATCAAAGTTATTTTCTCAAACGCATTATGGACCATTGTGATGAGTCCTATTTAGGCACCATTGTGATGAGTCCTATTTAGGCACCATTGTGATGAGTCCTATTTAGGCACCATTGTGATGAGTCCTATTTAGGGACCATTGTGATGAGTCCTATTTAGGCACCATTGTGATGAGTCCTATTTAGGCACCATTGTGATGAGTCCTATTTAGGCACCATTGTGATGAGTCCTATTTAGGCACCATTGTGATGAGTCCTATTTAGGCACCATTGTGATGAGTCCTATTTAGGCACCATTGTGATGAGTCCTATTTAGGCACCATTGTGATGAGTCCTATTTAGGCACCATTGTGATGAGTCCTATTTAGGCACCATTGGCATGAGTCCTATTTAGGCACCATTGTGATGAGTCCTATTTAGGCACCATTGTGATGAGTCCTATTTAGGCACCATTGTGATGAGTCCTATTTAGGCACCATTGTGATGAGTCCTATTTAGGCACCATTGTGATGAGTCCTATTTAGGCACCATTGTGATGAGACCTATTTAGGCACTATTGT includes the following:
- the LOC139422522 gene encoding uncharacterized protein; this translates as MVRTLNNMEELRGSGFGRPWPRHGLKLLFWFANDYIVFDNDNQMFANYDPEEGHFGFHHFRNRLECENNVCKRLLPDDGYPFYEVGNLHLTAAYSMPNYVRKYNTGDIDTSNMDRLIISMRPDMTVDRVYVTQHEDLRSFDPVNTYRISRGLLMIICGHPFADMSFRNFLEQAGYSTYEPMRYIDQCSSTAQIEFPSPAPRESRDTRMNIEVGSRAPPRAAPGFWESYCTIL